CTTCCGCCGCGCCGACGCTGCGCCACTTGATGGTGCGGTTGCGGGCGACCGAGCGGCGGCGCTGGATTTTTGCCGCGGCGGTGGCGATCGCCGTGCCCGGCGCCTTCCTCACCAGCCTCGCCCTCGGGCTGCACCGGCCCTATTGGGCGCTGATCGCGGTGGTTCTGGTGCTGCGGGCGGACGCGATGGCGAGCCGACGGCTGATGGCGCAGATGCTGGCCGGCACCGCGCTCGGCGTCCTCGCGGCGCTCGGCTTTGGCTGGGCCTTCCCGTCCCACACCGCCGCGCTGCTCGGCATGGTGGTGGCGGCGCTGGTGCGCTGGCCGGCGCATCAGTATCACGGCGCGCTGGGCAATGCCGCGCTCACCGTCTTCATCATGCTGCTCCTGGAATTCGTCGCTGGCGGCGTCACCGGCGCGGCGCATGACATCATCGAGCGGCTGATCGACATGGGGATCGGCTGCGTCTTCGCCCTGCTCGCGCTGGGCCTCGACCGGCTGGCGCTGCGGGCCCTCAAGCCTCGCGCCCGCCGGCCCGTCTGACGGTGGCCGTCAGGGCACCAGCCAGAGCACCGGCAGCCAGCCCTGAGCCTGCGCCATCTCGATGCCCTCGGCGAGCGGGATGGCGGCGAGGAACACGCAGGCATCGAGGAAGGTGCGCACCACCAGGTGCGTGTTGATTTCCAGCGTGCTGA
Above is a window of Ancylobacter sp. WKF20 DNA encoding:
- a CDS encoding FUSC family protein, which produces MAETALPAAPSPATPLAPPVLPPPGRWHGDGLISRSVRFALTVMAPVALGLLIGLNVWLIYAMVTCILAFTLDTGGPARERLVWMAIAGAVVLAGSGLGTLVAGHMALTVIAFAAVGVIYALVESLHQSAAFAARFACLTLAIGALYAPLQLVDVGAVVAFALYAWVVSLAWDVVVGVWRPSAAPTLRHLMVRLRATERRRWIFAAAVAIAVPGAFLTSLALGLHRPYWALIAVVLVLRADAMASRRLMAQMLAGTALGVLAALGFGWAFPSHTAALLGMVVAALVRWPAHQYHGALGNAALTVFIMLLLEFVAGGVTGAAHDIIERLIDMGIGCVFALLALGLDRLALRALKPRARRPV